A region of Ictidomys tridecemlineatus isolate mIctTri1 chromosome 4, mIctTri1.hap1, whole genome shotgun sequence DNA encodes the following proteins:
- the Uck1 gene encoding uridine-cytidine kinase 1 isoform X1, which translates to MRRGPRKRRARWRSGADMASAGGGDCGASAPEADRPQPRPFLIGVSGGTASGKSTVCEKIMELLGQNEVDHRQRKLVILSQDRFYKVLTAEQKAKALKGQYNFDHPDAFDNDLMHRTLKNIVEGKTVEVPTYDFVTHSRVILLAVMVDCPAGPIASSVPGRLPETTVVYPADVVLFEGILVFYSQEIRDMFHLRLFVDTDSDVRLSRRVLRDVHRGRDLEQILTQYTTFVKPAFEEFCLPTKKYADVIIPRGVDNMVAINLIVQHIQDILNGDLCKRHRGGANGRSYKRTFSEPGDHPRVLASGRRSHLESSSRPH; encoded by the exons ATGCGCCGCGGGCCCCGGAAGCGGCGGGCGCGGTGGCGCAGCGGGGCCGACATGGCTTCGGCGGGAGGTGGCGACTGCGGGGCCTCGGCGCCCGAGGCCGACCGCCCGCAGCCGCGGCCCTTCCTGATCGGCGTGAGCGGCGGCACGGCGAGCGGGAAG TCCACGGTGTGTGAGAAGATCATGGAGCTGCTGGGACAGAACGAGGTGGACCACCGGCAGCGCAAGCTGGTCATCCTGAGCCAGGACCGGTTCTATAAGGTCCTGACCGCGGAGCAGAAGGCTAAGGCCTTGAAGGGACAGTACAATTTCGACCACCCAG ATGCTTTTGATAATGATTTGATGCACAGGACTCTGAAAAACATTGTGGAGGGCAAAACTGTTGAAGTCCCAACCTACGATTTTGTGACCCACTCAAG AGTTATTCTCCTTGCTGTTATGGTGGACTGTCCAGCAGGGCCCATTGCTTCCTCTGTGCCTGGTAGGTTGCCGGAAACCACTGTGGTCTATCCTGCAGACGTGGTTCTGTTCGAAGGCATCTTGGTGTTCTATAGCCAGGAGATTCGGGACATGTTCCACCTGCGCCTCTTCGTGGACACGGACTCTGACGTCAGGCTCTCTCGGAGAG TTCTCCGGGATGTGCACCGCGGGAGGGACCTGGAGCAGATCCTGACCCAGTACACCACCTTCGTCAAGCCAGCCTTCGAGGAATTCTGCCTTCCG ACAAAGAAGTATGCTGACGTCATCATCCCTCGAGGGGTTGACAATATGG TTGCCATCAACCTGATTGTGCAGCACATCCAGGACATCTTGAATGGCGACCTCTGTAAGCGGCACCGAGGGGGAGCCAACGGGCGGAGCTACAAGAGGACCTTCTCTGAGCCAGGAGACCACCCCAGGGTGCTGGCCTCTGGCAGACGGTCGCACCTGGAGTCCAGCAGCAGACCCCACTGA
- the Uck1 gene encoding uridine-cytidine kinase 1 isoform X2, with amino-acid sequence MRRGPRKRRARWRSGADMASAGGGDCGASAPEADRPQPRPFLIGVSGGTASGKSTVCEKIMELLGQNEVDHRQRKLVILSQDRFYKVLTAEQKAKALKGQYNFDHPDAFDNDLMHRTLKNIVEGKTVEVPTYDFVTHSRLPETTVVYPADVVLFEGILVFYSQEIRDMFHLRLFVDTDSDVRLSRRVLRDVHRGRDLEQILTQYTTFVKPAFEEFCLPTKKYADVIIPRGVDNMVAINLIVQHIQDILNGDLCKRHRGGANGRSYKRTFSEPGDHPRVLASGRRSHLESSSRPH; translated from the exons ATGCGCCGCGGGCCCCGGAAGCGGCGGGCGCGGTGGCGCAGCGGGGCCGACATGGCTTCGGCGGGAGGTGGCGACTGCGGGGCCTCGGCGCCCGAGGCCGACCGCCCGCAGCCGCGGCCCTTCCTGATCGGCGTGAGCGGCGGCACGGCGAGCGGGAAG TCCACGGTGTGTGAGAAGATCATGGAGCTGCTGGGACAGAACGAGGTGGACCACCGGCAGCGCAAGCTGGTCATCCTGAGCCAGGACCGGTTCTATAAGGTCCTGACCGCGGAGCAGAAGGCTAAGGCCTTGAAGGGACAGTACAATTTCGACCACCCAG ATGCTTTTGATAATGATTTGATGCACAGGACTCTGAAAAACATTGTGGAGGGCAAAACTGTTGAAGTCCCAACCTACGATTTTGTGACCCACTCAAG GTTGCCGGAAACCACTGTGGTCTATCCTGCAGACGTGGTTCTGTTCGAAGGCATCTTGGTGTTCTATAGCCAGGAGATTCGGGACATGTTCCACCTGCGCCTCTTCGTGGACACGGACTCTGACGTCAGGCTCTCTCGGAGAG TTCTCCGGGATGTGCACCGCGGGAGGGACCTGGAGCAGATCCTGACCCAGTACACCACCTTCGTCAAGCCAGCCTTCGAGGAATTCTGCCTTCCG ACAAAGAAGTATGCTGACGTCATCATCCCTCGAGGGGTTGACAATATGG TTGCCATCAACCTGATTGTGCAGCACATCCAGGACATCTTGAATGGCGACCTCTGTAAGCGGCACCGAGGGGGAGCCAACGGGCGGAGCTACAAGAGGACCTTCTCTGAGCCAGGAGACCACCCCAGGGTGCTGGCCTCTGGCAGACGGTCGCACCTGGAGTCCAGCAGCAGACCCCACTGA
- the Uck1 gene encoding uridine-cytidine kinase 1 isoform X4, whose product MRRGPRKRRARWRSGADMASAGGGDCGASAPEADRPQPRPFLIGVSGGTASGKSTVCEKIMELLGQNEVDHRQRKLVILSQDRFYKVLTAEQKAKALKGQYNFDHPDAFDNDLMHRTLKNIVEGKTVEVPTYDFVTHSRVILLAVMVDCPAGPIASSVPGRLPETTVVYPADVVLFEGILVFYSQEIRDMFHLRLFVDTDSDVRLSRRVLRDVHRGRDLEQILTQYTTFVKPAFEEFCLPLPST is encoded by the exons ATGCGCCGCGGGCCCCGGAAGCGGCGGGCGCGGTGGCGCAGCGGGGCCGACATGGCTTCGGCGGGAGGTGGCGACTGCGGGGCCTCGGCGCCCGAGGCCGACCGCCCGCAGCCGCGGCCCTTCCTGATCGGCGTGAGCGGCGGCACGGCGAGCGGGAAG TCCACGGTGTGTGAGAAGATCATGGAGCTGCTGGGACAGAACGAGGTGGACCACCGGCAGCGCAAGCTGGTCATCCTGAGCCAGGACCGGTTCTATAAGGTCCTGACCGCGGAGCAGAAGGCTAAGGCCTTGAAGGGACAGTACAATTTCGACCACCCAG ATGCTTTTGATAATGATTTGATGCACAGGACTCTGAAAAACATTGTGGAGGGCAAAACTGTTGAAGTCCCAACCTACGATTTTGTGACCCACTCAAG AGTTATTCTCCTTGCTGTTATGGTGGACTGTCCAGCAGGGCCCATTGCTTCCTCTGTGCCTGGTAGGTTGCCGGAAACCACTGTGGTCTATCCTGCAGACGTGGTTCTGTTCGAAGGCATCTTGGTGTTCTATAGCCAGGAGATTCGGGACATGTTCCACCTGCGCCTCTTCGTGGACACGGACTCTGACGTCAGGCTCTCTCGGAGAG TTCTCCGGGATGTGCACCGCGGGAGGGACCTGGAGCAGATCCTGACCCAGTACACCACCTTCGTCAAGCCAGCCTTCGAGGAATTCTGCCTTCCG TTGCCATCAACCTGA
- the Uck1 gene encoding uridine-cytidine kinase 1 isoform X3, whose translation MRRGPRKRRARWRSGADMASAGGGDCGASAPEADRPQPRPFLIGVSGGTASGKSTVCEKIMELLGQNEVDHRQRKLVILSQDRFYKVLTAEQKAKALKGQYNFDHPDAFDNDLMHRTLKNIVEGKTVEVPTYDFVTHSRVILLAVMVDCPAGPIASSVPGRLPETTVVYPADVVLFEGILVFYSQEIRDMFHLRLFVDTDSDVRLSRRVLRDVHRGRDLEQILTQYTTFVKPAFEEFCLPTKKYADVIIPRGVDNMGKKLRGQVLPEPPHRTAVSCLCC comes from the exons ATGCGCCGCGGGCCCCGGAAGCGGCGGGCGCGGTGGCGCAGCGGGGCCGACATGGCTTCGGCGGGAGGTGGCGACTGCGGGGCCTCGGCGCCCGAGGCCGACCGCCCGCAGCCGCGGCCCTTCCTGATCGGCGTGAGCGGCGGCACGGCGAGCGGGAAG TCCACGGTGTGTGAGAAGATCATGGAGCTGCTGGGACAGAACGAGGTGGACCACCGGCAGCGCAAGCTGGTCATCCTGAGCCAGGACCGGTTCTATAAGGTCCTGACCGCGGAGCAGAAGGCTAAGGCCTTGAAGGGACAGTACAATTTCGACCACCCAG ATGCTTTTGATAATGATTTGATGCACAGGACTCTGAAAAACATTGTGGAGGGCAAAACTGTTGAAGTCCCAACCTACGATTTTGTGACCCACTCAAG AGTTATTCTCCTTGCTGTTATGGTGGACTGTCCAGCAGGGCCCATTGCTTCCTCTGTGCCTGGTAGGTTGCCGGAAACCACTGTGGTCTATCCTGCAGACGTGGTTCTGTTCGAAGGCATCTTGGTGTTCTATAGCCAGGAGATTCGGGACATGTTCCACCTGCGCCTCTTCGTGGACACGGACTCTGACGTCAGGCTCTCTCGGAGAG TTCTCCGGGATGTGCACCGCGGGAGGGACCTGGAGCAGATCCTGACCCAGTACACCACCTTCGTCAAGCCAGCCTTCGAGGAATTCTGCCTTCCG ACAAAGAAGTATGCTGACGTCATCATCCCTCGAGGGGTTGACAATATGGGTAAGAAACTGCGTGGCCAGGTCCTCCCAGAGCCACCACACAGGACTGCTGTCTCATGCCTCTGCTGTTGA
- the Prrt1b gene encoding proline rich transmembrane protein 1B translates to MDAGPDVKGGDGPADPEDPRGPAPPAPEEPRSPAPPERPALPQLPRRPQLLAEDGGPGEGAAAAGSGLGPGDAQVAPAAPAQPERPAGPGPTAAGGGAPIGFEAEPPPYAPPEPKAAPPLYPPFPQVPLLLQPAPAALYPPPGPLFPPPAAAYPFPVYHSPLAAVPAPPSVEHRPLPKDYMMESVLVTLFCCFLTGLIAVVYSHETRAALGRGDLIQAQEASRKARSLVLFSLLFGVFVSTSWVIYVVVALYLP, encoded by the exons ATGGACGCAG GTCCCGATGTGAAAGGGGGCGATGGCCCCGCAGACCCGGAGGACCCGCGGGGCCCCGCGCCCCCAGCCCCGGAGGAGCCCCGGAGCCCCGCGCCCCCCGAGCGCCCTGCGCTCCCGCAGCTCCCGCGCCGCCCGCAGCTGCTGGCCGAGGACGGCGGGCCCGGCGAgggcgcggcggcggcggggagCGGGCTGGGCCCCGGGGATGCCCAGGTCGCGCCCGCAGCCCCCGCGCAGCCCGAGCGCCCGGCCGGCCCGGGGCCCACGGCGGCCGGCGGCGGGGCGCCCATCGGCTTCGAGGCCGAGCCCCCGCCCTACGCGCCGCCCGAGCCCAAGGCCGCGCCACCGCTCTACCCGCCCTTCCCGCAGGTGCCCCTGCTGCTCCAGCCCGCGCCCGCCGCGCTCTACCCGCCGCCCGGCCCGCTCTTcccgccgcccgccgccgcctACCCCTTCCCCGTG TACCACAGCCCTCTGGCTGCTGTGCCAGCACCCCCCTCAGTGGAGCACAGGCCTCTGCCCAAGGACTACATGATGGAGTCGGTGCTGGTGACCCTCTTCTGCTGCTTTCTCACTGGGCTGATCGCGGTTGTGTACTCCCACGAG ACCCGCGCAGCCCTGGGCAGGGGCGATCTCATCCAGGCCCAGGAGGCCTCTCGGAAGGCCCGCTCGCTCGTGCTCTTCAGCTTGCTGTTTGGGGTCTTCGTGTCCACCAGCTGGGTCATCTATGTTGTGGTGGCCCTCTACCTCCCCTGA